Proteins co-encoded in one Methanotorris formicicus Mc-S-70 genomic window:
- a CDS encoding class III signal peptide-containing protein has product MKLVEKLMSKRGQVSMEIGILVAAAVAVAAIVAYYYTTRVKESMQNAGTQANATVNKLGEVAENATGKIPTI; this is encoded by the coding sequence ATGAAATTAGTAGAAAAATTGATGTCCAAGAGGGGGCAAGTTTCAATGGAGATCGGGATCTTAGTTGCAGCAGCAGTTGCAGTCGCTGCTATAGTAGCATACTACTACACAACAAGAGTTAAAGAAAGTATGCAAAACGCAGGAACACAGGCAAATGCAACTGTAAACAAATTAGGAGAAGTTGCAGAGAACGCAACAGGCAAAATACCAACAATCTAA